A single genomic interval of Paenibacillus macerans harbors:
- a CDS encoding ABC transporter ATP-binding protein translates to MVGNNEPVITLRDLRMRFGDKFVLNGIDLDVYPGQIIGYIGPNGAGKSTTVKIMLGLIEGYSGEVRILGASPQDESVEYKKRIGYVPEVAEIYDTLTAREYLTFIGELYGLPADDAESKARRLAERFGLKDVYDVRIATFSKGMKQKVLLISSLLHNPDILFLDEPLSGLDANSVMVVKEILALLAAQGKTIFYSSHIMDVVEKISDRIILLDRGIVVADGSFEQLKGQFKEGSLEQVFNQLTGFNEHQSIAEQFVAIVQEV, encoded by the coding sequence ATGGTCGGCAACAATGAACCTGTCATCACGCTGCGGGATTTGCGTATGAGATTTGGAGACAAATTTGTATTAAACGGAATTGATTTGGACGTGTATCCGGGGCAAATCATCGGCTACATCGGTCCAAACGGGGCGGGCAAAAGCACGACGGTCAAAATCATGCTGGGACTGATCGAAGGGTATTCCGGCGAGGTCCGGATTTTGGGCGCCAGCCCGCAGGATGAAAGCGTGGAGTACAAAAAACGCATCGGTTATGTGCCGGAAGTGGCGGAAATTTACGATACGCTGACGGCGCGGGAATATTTGACGTTTATCGGCGAGCTTTACGGCTTGCCTGCGGACGATGCGGAGAGCAAAGCGCGCCGGCTTGCGGAACGTTTCGGCCTTAAGGATGTTTACGACGTCCGTATCGCCACGTTTTCCAAAGGGATGAAGCAGAAGGTGCTGCTTATTTCCAGCCTGCTGCATAACCCGGACATTTTGTTCCTGGACGAGCCGCTCAGCGGGCTTGACGCCAACAGCGTCATGGTGGTGAAGGAAATTCTCGCTTTGCTGGCCGCGCAGGGGAAAACGATTTTTTATTCTTCGCACATTATGGACGTGGTGGAAAAAATCAGCGATCGGATCATCCTGCTGGACCGGGGAATCGTGGTCGCCGACGGCAGCTTCGAGCAGCTTAAAGGCCAATTTAAAGAGGGCTCCCTGGAACAGGTGTTTAACCAGTTGACCGGATTTAACGAGCATCAAAGCATCGCCGAACAGTTTGTGGCGATCGTGCAAGAGGTGTAG
- a CDS encoding IclR family transcriptional regulator, which produces MIYFYWKLIASGLRRRWLCINRNEVQTLKKGLDIFHLLIDSPGLTAQEIIEKLQLNQSTAYRLISTLEQNRFIAKNSGSRYAVSDVFISRLFANYPQKQDYFRWRSVSHLDQLSRETGETAYIGMLQGTEMMITQAVPGKYATRTHHESGDRLPLHADAIGKCLLAFQEREEQSRIIEQLSLEKLTEHSITSRELFREELERIRQNGYSLDNEEGEIGVRCIGAPIRKGDQVIAAIALSGPSNRLCRDKDPVHIRMVKDCARAISETL; this is translated from the coding sequence GTGATATACTTTTACTGGAAATTAATCGCATCCGGGCTCCGAAGGAGGTGGTTATGCATTAACCGGAATGAAGTCCAAACGCTCAAAAAAGGACTGGATATCTTCCATTTGCTGATCGATTCGCCCGGCCTCACGGCCCAGGAAATCATCGAAAAGCTGCAGCTTAACCAAAGCACCGCCTACCGCTTGATCAGCACCTTGGAACAAAACCGCTTCATCGCCAAAAACAGCGGCAGCCGGTACGCCGTGTCGGATGTCTTCATCTCCAGGCTGTTTGCAAACTACCCGCAGAAACAAGACTATTTCAGGTGGCGCTCCGTTTCTCATCTCGATCAATTGAGCCGGGAAACCGGGGAGACCGCCTACATCGGGATGCTGCAGGGAACGGAAATGATGATCACGCAAGCCGTGCCCGGCAAATATGCTACACGTACCCATCATGAATCCGGAGACCGCCTGCCGCTGCATGCCGATGCCATCGGCAAATGCCTGCTGGCCTTTCAGGAGCGGGAGGAACAAAGCCGGATCATCGAGCAGTTGTCTTTGGAAAAACTGACGGAGCATTCGATCACGTCCCGGGAATTGTTCCGGGAGGAGCTGGAGCGGATTCGGCAAAACGGTTATTCGTTGGACAACGAAGAGGGGGAAATCGGCGTACGCTGCATCGGCGCCCCGATCCGCAAAGGAGATCAGGTTATCGCGGCGATCGCGTTATCCGGTCCATCCAACCGGCTGTGCAGGGACAAGGATCCCGTGCATATCCGCATGGTTAAGGATTGCGCCAGAGCGATATCGGAAACACTTTAA
- a CDS encoding ABC transporter permease — MNEMKSLKVLDRFRGLFEQMGVDYPVMRRILQVKLTMDARRVPTIVGKSRKEADRGKDRFGKEKERNQFFGSLWLYFIFGALGGIIVAAGDNYLFQVSMLFGIMMFIVMTSMISDFSAVLLDIRDRSILAVRPVNRRTIAMAKALHIFFYLFFLTGAIAAVPLAVGLLKHGAGFTVLLLLGLVLMDMLIVVITALLYLAVLRFFDGEKLKDIINYVQIGLTIGITVGYQLVVRLFDFADLNVVFQPRWWQYFIPPIWFGAAFETVLDPGNGRPYTALALLSLLVPLAAFALYLKLAPALERNLQKLAEPGRRRGQRTGTALKRLAEWLCRDPQERVFFRFAWSMLGNEREFKLKVYPTLGFSIIFPFIFLFTDGFGNGLQGLAGTRKYLFIYFCGLMLPTVIMMLRYSGKHKAAWIYRVLPIREEGPVYKGALLACLVRLLLPLFVLEGLIFVLLFGAHIIPDLVVTGLALQLFAILCFAYLRKGLPFSEPFEATQQSEGLKLLPLMFLLGGMGLLHWAATTVPFGVIVYALLLIIAIWLGWRKVFAPGTLAKGRAEY, encoded by the coding sequence ATGAACGAGATGAAGTCGCTGAAGGTGTTGGACCGGTTCCGCGGGCTGTTCGAGCAAATGGGGGTAGACTATCCCGTTATGCGCCGCATCCTGCAGGTGAAGCTGACGATGGATGCCCGGCGGGTGCCCACCATTGTCGGAAAATCCCGAAAGGAGGCGGATCGGGGAAAAGACCGCTTCGGGAAGGAAAAGGAGAGAAACCAGTTTTTTGGCTCCTTGTGGCTTTACTTTATTTTTGGCGCGCTGGGTGGCATCATCGTGGCGGCCGGAGACAACTACCTGTTTCAGGTAAGCATGTTGTTTGGCATTATGATGTTTATAGTCATGACCTCGATGATTTCCGATTTTTCCGCGGTGCTGCTGGATATCCGGGACCGGAGCATCCTGGCGGTCAGGCCGGTGAACCGCCGGACGATCGCCATGGCCAAGGCGCTGCACATTTTTTTCTACCTGTTTTTTCTGACCGGCGCGATTGCGGCGGTGCCGCTGGCCGTCGGGCTGCTTAAGCACGGGGCCGGGTTTACGGTGTTGCTGCTGTTGGGGCTGGTGCTGATGGATATGCTCATTGTTGTCATCACCGCGCTGCTGTATTTGGCGGTGCTGCGCTTCTTTGACGGCGAAAAGCTGAAGGACATCATCAACTATGTGCAGATCGGGTTGACGATCGGCATCACGGTCGGGTATCAGCTGGTGGTCCGGCTTTTCGATTTTGCCGACTTAAACGTCGTGTTCCAGCCAAGATGGTGGCAGTATTTCATCCCGCCGATTTGGTTCGGAGCGGCGTTCGAGACGGTGCTGGATCCGGGGAACGGAAGGCCGTACACGGCCCTCGCCCTGTTGTCTCTGCTCGTGCCGCTGGCCGCTTTCGCCCTGTATCTGAAGTTGGCGCCTGCCCTGGAAAGGAATTTGCAGAAGCTGGCGGAGCCGGGACGGCGGCGCGGACAGCGGACCGGAACCGCATTGAAGCGGCTGGCCGAGTGGCTGTGCCGGGACCCGCAGGAGAGAGTATTTTTCCGGTTCGCCTGGTCGATGCTGGGGAATGAGCGGGAGTTTAAGCTTAAAGTGTACCCGACGCTGGGGTTTTCGATTATATTCCCGTTTATTTTTCTGTTTACCGATGGCTTCGGAAACGGACTTCAGGGGCTGGCCGGAACCCGCAAATATTTGTTTATTTATTTCTGCGGCTTGATGCTGCCTACCGTCATTATGATGCTGCGATATTCCGGCAAACACAAGGCCGCCTGGATTTACCGGGTGCTGCCGATCCGGGAGGAGGGGCCGGTATACAAGGGGGCGCTGCTCGCTTGTCTGGTTCGGCTGCTGCTGCCTTTGTTCGTGCTGGAAGGCCTGATTTTCGTCCTGTTGTTCGGGGCGCATATCATTCCCGACCTGGTTGTCACCGGCCTGGCGCTGCAATTGTTCGCCATCCTGTGCTTCGCCTATTTGCGCAAAGGGCTTCCCTTCTCGGAACCGTTTGAGGCCACGCAGCAAAGCGAAGGATTGAAGTTACTGCCGC